The Rhodothermales bacterium nucleotide sequence AGGACGTCACGTTCGCTTATGAAGAAGGCCAACCCGTTCTGAAAGGGGTTTCGTTCGATGCTCCTGCGGGCACGGCCACTGCGCTCGTGGGCTCCAGCGGCTCGGGCAAGAGCACCCTCGTTAGTCTGGTGATGGCTTTTAATCAGCCGCAGGAGGGGCAAATACTCCTTGACGGCCGCGACCTTGATAACATCCGCGTCGGCGAGTACCGCAAGATGCTGGGCGTCGTCATGCAGGACAACTTCCTTTTCGACGGATCGGTCGCCGACAACATTCGATTTCCAAGGCCCGACGCCACACGCGAGGAGGTAGAGCTGGTTGGTCGTATCGCTCACTGCGAGGAGTTCGTATCGACCTTCCCCGACGGATATGACACGATCGTCGGTGAGCGCGGCGTGAAGCTCTCGGGCGGACAACGCCAACGCGTCGCCATTGCGCGCGCGATCCTGGCGGATCCGCAGATTCTCATTCTCGATGAGGCCACGTCGAGCCTCGACACCGAGAGCGAGGCGCTCATCCAGGAAGGATTGCAGCGTCTGCGCGAGGGGCGCACGACGTTCGTGATCGCGCACCGGCTGTCCACCATTCGCAGTGCCGACCAGATACTGGTGCTCGAAGACGGCACTATCGTCGAGCGCGGTACGCACGAGGAGCTCATGCTCGTAGGTGGCCGCTACCGCGAACTACACGACCGCCAGTACGACTGGGAAACGAACCGCTTCGTCAACCCGGGCGAAGACTACTAGGCTGCCCGGCGCTCGAACGTCGAGATTCGCGATCGTGACGAGTGGCTAACAATAATGTGAGTCGGGCGTTCAATGCCGCCGACACAAGAACAAGCCAATCCGTACCCATGCGTCTGCTTTTCTGCTCGCTTCTGATCATTGCCGGACTTACAGCCGGCTGCACGTCCGACAAAGACTCATCCGCCGCTTCGGCCGATTCCACCTCGACCGCCACCGTTGAAGTGGCAACGTTCGAAGGTCTAGGGCTCGTCATGTCCGTGCTGCCGAATCGCAAGTACGTCGTGGTCGATCACGAAGATATGCCCGGGTTCATGTCCGCCATGAAGATGCCTTTCGCCCTGAGGGATACGTCGGTGGCAACGGGTGTCGCGGCCGGAGACTCGGTCCGTTTTACGGTCGAGGTGCAAGGACCGAACATTCACATGATTCAGATAAGCGTCTTGCCCTGAGTGCCGCTCGCCGCAAACCGTATTGTCGTTCCCTGATCGGATGACCGTTGCGGCAAGCTCGATGAGGCGCTCGTCGAAGTGGCAGAGTCAGAGTCCCCGGCGACCGGCCGGTGTCAGTGCGCGTTAAGCAGTGTGCCGACGACCATCGTGGTTGCCAGTATCGGGTCGTCTTCCTTGTTCGGCGCTCCGTCCGGATTGCTGAAAGAACCGTCGGCGCGTTGCCGCTCTGTTAGCATAGTCACCATGTCGTCGGGCCATGTGCCACCGATGCCGAGCGCCGTGTTCGCTTCGCTGCGGACGAGCAAGTGGTAATAGAACATCACGTGCTGCCATTGCGATGGATTCTCTGGAATGCCCTGTACGACCGTAAGGTCGGTATGCATCGACAGCCATTCGGCTGCGCTCGTGACACGCTCGTCGTCTGTCTGCACGCCCGCAGCGAGAAGTGTCAGGACTCCGTCACAGGTGGTGGTCGAGTAACTCGGGTAGTAAGACAGGCCAAGGCTATCGGTCACTGCGCCGCCCTTGTTTAGTCCCACGGTGACGGTCGAGGCGTAGAATCCGCCGTCGTAGGGAGGGCGCCGGTCATCGTGATTGGCACCGGGTTGCGGTCGCGTGTCGGACGGATGCTTCTGGAGCATGGCGAGGAATCTCTGCACTTTCATCTCGTGCTCCCCTCGTGCTCCTGTTGATTCGAGCGCCTCGATGACTCGTCGCGTGTGAGACAGGTCGATGTGCCCCACCTGGCCGACCGGAAGAGATGTCTCCCCGAAGCCCCAGGCTCCGTACGCCGGGTGCTCCGCTCCGATGCCCCTCAGTTCGTCATACTGTTGTCCATGCAGGTACTGAGCCATCTTCCGGATCAGCGTGCTGTCAGGCGGTGCTCCCCATCGCTTCAGGACGCGGAGTGCATAGGACGTGGCATAGTTCGGGTACTCAAGAACCGTAGGGTCGCTGATTCCCAGAATTCCGGCATCGGTCGTGTGCTCCCGAATGAATTGCAGCGCGTGCTCCCGCCCACCTGTAGGAGCAGCGAAAATCGAGTCTGGTACCTGAAACAGATAGTGAGCGACGAAAGGCGTCCATGTCTCGCCGCCGCGGAGCAGGCCGTGGGTTTCGCTGTGCCAACCACCGTCCTCACCCTGCTGAGCCCACAGATACTCCGCTGTGGTGCGGAGTAGTTGCCCCCGCTCGTCGACGTCGGCGGAACCGCATCCAGCGAGACTCGCCGCGCCCACGACCGTGCCCACGCCGAGCACGACCGCAAGCAGGCGGGCCTTCATTAGTAGACCGGCCATCAGATTAGCCCTTCTTCTTCTTGTTGCGGAGAAAGTCGGCATCTCGATCCGCCGTCATCGTCAGGATCACCGCCGCGGTGCAAAATACCGGGCTCGTGATGCAATGATGACCGCTCCAGCTGCCGTCCTGATTCTGGACGCGTGCGAAGAGCTGATTCATGCGAGTGTGCCATTTGTCCCACTCGTTGTCTCCCGTAACGACCAGTGATTCGCTGGCCATCATATAGCTCAGGAATTCCTCGCCTCCGTTGTTGCCGAAGCCGGACAGAACACGCTCATCGCTCAGCAGCTTTTTCGTCGCCTCATTCTGACGATAGGAGTCGAAAAGCTCTTCCGCTCGTTGCTCGCCGAATCCTGCCTTCCGCAGATTGTCGACGGTCACATCCGCATCCTCCTCGAGCTCGCCCCGCTTCTTGGCTTCCTTGATTCGCTCCATCGCATCCCGTGCCGCCGGAGCCGACGCCCGCTGACTGCTCGCTATAGAGTACAACGAGATACCCGCCGCCGCATCGGTCTTCACGTCACCGGATTCACTGTCAACATTGTTCTTTTGATATTTCCGGGACCGGTCCAGCGCCTCCTGGTTGACCTCACGCCCGGCGGAAGCCGCCATCTCCAGCGCGCCATTCGCCACGGCCGACTGCAACACCGGCGCCCAGCCCGCCTCATTCCAGCTGCCATCGGCCTGTTGAGCCATCTCCAGTTTTCGGAGGCACTTGTCCAGGCCTTTCTCCACGCGAGCCTTTAGCCGATCCGTTCGCTTCAATGTCGGCAACACCCGTGCGAACAGCTGAGCCGTCATCGACACGTCAATATTGTGGCCCAGTTTCACCTGCGGCTGCGTTCCGGAAATACTGGTAATCTGTCCGCTGTTCTGAGGGCTTGCCTCCACGATCTCGAGCAAGTTGTTCAGCGCCAACCGGATGTTTTTCTGATACGCGCCTGAGTACAACGTGCTGCCTGAACGCATCAGGGCCATCGTGGCGAATGCCGTCGTGGCAGGATCGACTTGCACCGCGTGCGGGTCTCGAACATTCTGGGCCGAGTGGCTACCCGCCCCCCAGCCGCCGTTCTGAAATTGTGCTGCGGCCAGCCAGTCAAGTCCTGTGCGAACATAGCCGGGTATCGGCTTCACACCGTCCTCCTGCATCTCTACCGAAGAAGGTGCGGCTGAAGTGCCCAACGCTCTGACAATCCTCGATCCCGCCACGATGACGAAAAGACCGAGAACAACCAGCGCCACAAGGGCGAAGGGCCTCTCGAATTTGTTTGGATACATGGGTCCATCCTGAGTCTGATTAAACAATACGGATGTGACCTCCGGGTGCGCTGATCGATCTGCTACTGATGTGCCTCGCTCGCGATCTCGGTCGTCGAACGGAACGCTGCAGTCTTCGGCGCCTGAGCTGTGTGGCTGTGCGAATACTAACGACGTGCCCGGTTCGCTTATTGTGTGCGCGCACAAGACCGGACGGCGCATTCTCGAGATCGACGGGCGATCGGAGCGACGACGCCCCGGCGGCAAAAGCATCAAAATCACCCTGGAAATGCCCCGGGGCATGCTTTCGTGCCGGACTTCTATCCGTCACCAGCCATCAAAAGGTCCCCGGCAAACTCCTCAACCAACCCCAGCGCTGTTTCGGCGATTGCCGGAATGCGATCGTGCGAAACCAGTCCGACGGACCCTGATTCCCACGTTGTCATGTTGATGGGACCGCCACCGGACGCCAGACGGCCTTCCTGGATAAACGATGCATTCACCGCGAACGGTACGAGTCCGTCAGCGACATCGATCGCGTTGATATGCACATAGACGTATGGGTACCCGGTCTCGAGTGGATCCATGGACGGCCGGCGGCCACTCACGGCCGCGATCCGATCCGCCAGAAGCGGTCGCAGAGACGATGCGTCGAGGGCCGGGTTCGCCGTTAGCGAGGCGGTGGCCTCGACGTCGACGACAAGCCCGAAGCGCCCCACACGCACGAGGCTCGATATCTGTTCGAGCCCGTCGAGCTGAGCGGCGACCGGACCGACGGTCAGCAACAAAACGATTGCCAGTGTACTGAGGCGACTGCACATAACTCCGTACCCTATCTGTAGGCAGACTCATGATTCCCGCGTGCAAACTATCGAGGTGCGCAGGCAGATGCGAGTCAAATCGCAGGTCGAAACAGGCATTCACTCACAACAGCACTGACGTTTCGCCTCAGCTTGCCTCGTATCGAAAGGCGCTCTCGAGCGGCACACCGAACACCCGCGCGATTCGAAACGCAACTTCCAGCGAGGGCGAGTACTTCTCCTTCTCGATGGCGACGACCGTCTGCCGCGTAACACCGATTCTGCTCGCCAATTCCGCCTGCGTCATTTCGCCGTGCTCGAATCTGAGCTTTCGGATCTGATTTCGTACAGCGGTCTTTCCCATATCAGACACCCCGGCGGTAGTACGCGAGTTTGGAAATCAATTTCGCCGACTCCGC carries:
- a CDS encoding terpene cyclase/mutase family protein, coding for MYPNKFERPFALVALVVLGLFVIVAGSRIVRALGTSAAPSSVEMQEDGVKPIPGYVRTGLDWLAAAQFQNGGWGAGSHSAQNVRDPHAVQVDPATTAFATMALMRSGSTLYSGAYQKNIRLALNNLLEIVEASPQNSGQITSISGTQPQVKLGHNIDVSMTAQLFARVLPTLKRTDRLKARVEKGLDKCLRKLEMAQQADGSWNEAGWAPVLQSAVANGALEMAASAGREVNQEALDRSRKYQKNNVDSESGDVKTDAAAGISLYSIASSQRASAPAARDAMERIKEAKKRGELEEDADVTVDNLRKAGFGEQRAEELFDSYRQNEATKKLLSDERVLSGFGNNGGEEFLSYMMASESLVVTGDNEWDKWHTRMNQLFARVQNQDGSWSGHHCITSPVFCTAAVILTMTADRDADFLRNKKKKG
- a CDS encoding copper-binding protein translates to MRLLFCSLLIIAGLTAGCTSDKDSSAASADSTSTATVEVATFEGLGLVMSVLPNRKYVVVDHEDMPGFMSAMKMPFALRDTSVATGVAAGDSVRFTVEVQGPNIHMIQISVLP
- a CDS encoding helix-turn-helix transcriptional regulator, giving the protein MGKTAVRNQIRKLRFEHGEMTQAELASRIGVTRQTVVAIEKEKYSPSLEVAFRIARVFGVPLESAFRYEAS